In the genome of Aedes aegypti strain LVP_AGWG chromosome 2, AaegL5.0 Primary Assembly, whole genome shotgun sequence, the window TCTCGATCTGTCTGTAATACGTCAATCTAAACCGGTACGCTGAGTAGGAGGTGCGCTCATGGACGAGGGGCGTTCGTGACACTCTCTATGAAACATACCAGAAAAAAACACATAACATCTATCGGGCACTTCCGTGGAATGAACGAAGTTGGCCAATCCATGCAttcattcatcttcaccttcgTTTCACTTAcgtgctacgtgaaaagtgcgatggaaaaaaactacgtatgttttcacgtagccttgacgtgtggattattttgagtgtagttaGTTGCATCCACGAGGCTTTTGCAGttagtttcaaataatttaataGAAATTGGTAACTCCCACCATCTTATTCTGCTCCGCAGATACACCCTAAACATCGAAGCCGTCAGCTGCGACGAGATGTTCGTAGACCTGACCGATCTCATCAACGATGTCGGTGTCGACGTAATGGACTTTGTTGGTTATATACGGGACCAGATCAGGGAATCCACTGAATGTCCATGTTCGGCCGGCGTTGGGGCCAATCGACTACAGGCTCGCATGGCCACCAAGAAGGCCAAACCGAACGGGCAGTACTACTTGGCGCCGGAGACGGTACTTGAGTACATGCGAGATATTCCGATAAGTGACTTGCCTGGAATTGGTCCGAGCACAACGTACCGCCTGAAACAACTGTCGTGGAGCACGTGTGGAGATCTGCAATTCGTGCCGATTTCTGTTTTGCAGCGCGAATTCGGCAAGAAGTTTGGCGATACGATCTATCATGCCTGTCGTGGAGAGGATGATCGTCCCCTGGTTTACGATCAGGTACGAAAGTCGGTTTCCGTCGACGTGAACTATGGGATTCGATTCAAGGAGGAAGCCGAGGTGGAACGTTTTATGAAGCAACTGACTGAGGAGATTCACAAACGTCTGATGGAGATCAAGAAGCGAGGAAAAGTCATCACGGTCAAATTGCTCGTACGATCCCCGGAAGCACCTGTCGAGACGGCCAAGTTCATGGGCCACGGGCTCTGTGACATTATTACCAAGTCTCACCCATTTAAGGATTACACTTGTGATCTAGCGGTGATCGAGAAAGCAGTACTGATGTTAATGAAGCAGATCGCAGCCCCTCCTCACGAACTTCGCGGCATCGGACTGCAACTTTCCAAGTTTGACGAGAAGAAATCTTCAGTGGATTcaaaaaattccttgaaaacaaTGTTCGAAAAGGCAGCTGCGAAACAGGAAGCTACCAAACCTGATCAACCAGTCCTCACGCCGACAAAAGTACCCCCAGCTCCCAAAACGGAAATTACACCAAAGAAGAAATCGCTAGCAACAACTCCAAAGAAATCTAGGCCAACCTTACCAAAGGCGGGCCGAGGTCGTGGACGACCTCCCAAAACCCTATCGATGAACAACTCCAAACAAAACAACGACATGATGCGTTTTCTGAAAAACGCGAAAGGTGGTTCCAAAGAGCTTGAAATTCCCGACGGAATGGACCCGGAATTTTTGGCCGCCCTTCCTGACGAAATCCGCGCTGAAGTCATCAAAGATTACAAACTGCAACAAGCCAAAAATCGTGAACCGTTGCTCGTCCAACCGAAGCCCAGGGAACTTTCACCGCAACCGTCTACTTCCGCGACCGTGCGTCCCGTTACAAAATCTTCCCCAATTTCCGAGGAAAAGATCAGTGTagatttgaaatttcttcaggccTTACCACCGGAACTGCGTCAGGAAGTGGAACGGCAAATCGAGCTACAGAAGGACACCATGGTCATCACCAGCAACGAACCGGAGTTCCACGAACATCTGCAGGTTACACCGGAGTCGAGTCCGATGAAGGAACGTCCGGAAGTTGGCGCTACAACTACCCCGCAGAAACCACCTGCACCTGAAGTGGAAGAAAACATCTTGCTGCGCTCTGATTGGCGAACTCTCCTATCTGCATGGGTCGAGAGTGGGGACGAACCGGAGGATGAGGACGTGACCATAATTGCGGGGAACGCACGGGACTTGGTCAATGGGAAGCGATTGCATGAGCTTCACCTGGCGTTGCGGTTTCTGTTTCGGATCTTGGACGAACGTGAAAACTGTCGATGGCATCGGGCCTACGTCCGGATCGTGGAAGCAGTGCAGGTTGTAATGTTGGAAATCTACCGTTCCAAAATGGCTGTGTTAGAGAAATTCGGATGTGGTAAGCCGGAATGCTGCAATAGTTTAAAATAGAAGAATATTGTTATGTTTGCATAAATTTTAT includes:
- the LOC5574088 gene encoding DNA repair protein REV1, translated to MKRNEKFESETGFEGWGDYMGAKISKLEDQFRHSAANVGEKLSNLFAGISIFVNGYTNPSADELKRLMMQHGGTYHHYKRSTTTYTIASNLPDVKVKSITSEVIISPRWVVDCIEQKRILDHSKYLLYSNHKPSQPKLVFGKLSSLDVQKPVVRPDGKDDISKDEFMSLLTKLHVLNEKMKASKSAEKLSQETSCTPTTPSAKSGQTKKLESEKVKKQIFAKSQDNDEKQAGPSSQTQPTPNEPKKTSSKASLTATDPNFLSEFFNNSRLHHIATLGAGFKQYVGELRESRSATSFPERETLRQLLPAPDDLGGPRGPFVMHIDMDCFFVSVGLRKHPHLKGQPVAVTHSKGSEAGKVQSHPGQNRSLEIELYQKRLEERYKTPDIPYESRLLNVDDNNSMSEIASCSYEARKMGVKNGMFVGSALKLCPNLKTIPYDFEGYREVAFTLYNTIAKYTLNIEAVSCDEMFVDLTDLINDVGVDVMDFVGYIRDQIRESTECPCSAGVGANRLQARMATKKAKPNGQYYLAPETVLEYMRDIPISDLPGIGPSTTYRLKQLSWSTCGDLQFVPISVLQREFGKKFGDTIYHACRGEDDRPLVYDQVRKSVSVDVNYGIRFKEEAEVERFMKQLTEEIHKRLMEIKKRGKVITVKLLVRSPEAPVETAKFMGHGLCDIITKSHPFKDYTCDLAVIEKAVLMLMKQIAAPPHELRGIGLQLSKFDEKKSSVDSKNSLKTMFEKAAAKQEATKPDQPVLTPTKVPPAPKTEITPKKKSLATTPKKSRPTLPKAGRGRGRPPKTLSMNNSKQNNDMMRFLKNAKGGSKELEIPDGMDPEFLAALPDEIRAEVIKDYKLQQAKNREPLLVQPKPRELSPQPSTSATVRPVTKSSPISEEKISVDLKFLQALPPELRQEVERQIELQKDTMVITSNEPEFHEHLQVTPESSPMKERPEVGATTTPQKPPAPEVEENILLRSDWRTLLSAWVESGDEPEDEDVTIIAGNARDLVNGKRLHELHLALRFLFRILDERENCRWHRAYVRIVEAVQVVMLEIYRSKMAVLEKFGCGKPECCNSLK